Proteins from a genomic interval of Gemmatimonas sp.:
- a CDS encoding DegT/DnrJ/EryC1/StrS family aminotransferase, with the protein MAVPLLDLKAQHATIRDEVVAALMEVVDQQAFILGDPVAQLECSVAGLSQVKYAVGCANGTDAILLALRALGVGHGDEVVTTPFTFFATGGAIHNVGARPVFVDIDPRSFNIAPDAITPAITPRTRAVIAVDLFGQMAPIEEVSAAAQGLPVIEDAAQSIGASRRIGGRTVMAGEAAAIGTYSFFPSKNLGGYGDGGMMVTQDEALFEALMKLRTHGSRRTYYHEIVGYNSRLDALQAAVLRAKLPHLGAWSEARRRNAAYYDAAFADVPELATPWIDPANTSIYNQYTVRVPRREALQAHLKERGIGSNVYYPLPLHLQPCFAYLGYREGQCPEAEKASREVLSLPVYPELTTSQLDEVIAAVRAFFGR; encoded by the coding sequence ATGGCTGTCCCGCTTCTGGACCTGAAGGCGCAGCACGCCACCATCCGCGATGAGGTGGTGGCGGCACTCATGGAGGTCGTCGACCAGCAGGCCTTCATCCTGGGCGATCCCGTGGCGCAGCTCGAATGCAGCGTCGCCGGGCTTTCGCAGGTGAAGTACGCCGTCGGCTGTGCCAACGGGACCGACGCCATTCTGCTCGCGCTCCGCGCGCTGGGTGTGGGGCACGGCGATGAGGTCGTCACCACGCCGTTCACGTTCTTCGCCACGGGCGGCGCCATCCACAATGTGGGCGCGCGGCCGGTATTCGTGGACATCGATCCGCGCTCGTTCAACATCGCCCCGGACGCCATCACCCCGGCCATCACGCCGCGCACGCGCGCGGTCATCGCCGTGGATCTGTTCGGCCAGATGGCCCCCATCGAAGAGGTGAGCGCGGCGGCCCAGGGGCTGCCCGTCATCGAGGACGCCGCGCAGTCCATCGGCGCCAGTCGGCGCATCGGGGGGCGCACGGTCATGGCGGGTGAGGCGGCAGCCATTGGCACCTACAGCTTCTTCCCATCCAAGAATCTCGGTGGCTACGGCGATGGCGGCATGATGGTCACGCAGGATGAGGCGCTCTTCGAGGCGCTCATGAAGCTGCGGACGCACGGCAGCCGGCGGACCTACTACCACGAGATTGTCGGCTACAACAGCCGCCTCGACGCCTTGCAGGCGGCCGTATTGCGGGCCAAGCTGCCGCATCTCGGCGCGTGGAGCGAAGCGCGGCGTCGCAACGCGGCCTACTACGACGCGGCCTTTGCCGACGTGCCGGAACTGGCCACGCCGTGGATCGATCCGGCCAATACGTCGATCTACAACCAGTACACGGTACGCGTACCTCGGCGGGAGGCGTTGCAGGCGCACTTGAAGGAGCGCGGCATCGGCTCCAACGTCTACTATCCGCTCCCCTTGCACCTGCAGCCCTGCTTCGCCTATCTCGGTTACCGCGAAGGGCAGTGCCCCGAGGCGGAGAAAGCCTCGCGCGAGGTGCTGTCCCTTCCCGTGTATCCCGAGCTCACCACGTCCCAGCTCGACGAAGTGATCGCGGCCGTTCGCGCGTTCTTCGGCCGCTGA
- a CDS encoding nucleotide sugar dehydrogenase, with amino-acid sequence MTAVKDQALAKIADRTAVIGVIGLGYVGLPLAIEFVHAGFRVIGYDVSTRVVDLLMAGESHIQDVPADAVKAAVASGKLVATAIEDRLGECDAISIAVPTPLSKTRDPDMAYVLSAADAIARQAHPGLCVVLESTTYPGTTRELLQPRLEAKGLTVGQDIFVAFSPERVDPGNPIYHTRNTPKVVGGITPACVEVATALYESCIDTVVPVSSPEAAELVKLLENTFRAVNIAMVNELAIVCDKLGVNVWEVIEAAATKPFGFMKFTPGPGIGGHCIPLDPHYLAWKMRTLNYKTRFIDLASEINSHMPEWVVQKVADALNEVRKAVRGSRLLVLGVAYKRDIDDVRESPALDVIRLLEERGAHVEFHDPFVSEFREEGHSRKGVELSDEMLRWADAVVVVTDHKTVDYQRVVDHATLVVDTRNVTAGLTPGRARIVPLASGSTLAALP; translated from the coding sequence ATGACTGCTGTGAAAGATCAGGCGCTGGCCAAGATCGCCGACCGTACCGCCGTCATCGGCGTGATCGGCCTCGGGTACGTCGGGCTGCCCTTGGCCATCGAGTTCGTGCACGCCGGCTTCCGGGTTATCGGCTACGACGTGAGCACCCGCGTGGTCGACCTGCTCATGGCTGGTGAGTCGCACATTCAGGACGTCCCTGCCGACGCCGTGAAGGCCGCCGTGGCCAGCGGCAAGCTCGTCGCCACCGCCATCGAGGATCGGTTGGGCGAGTGCGATGCCATCTCCATCGCCGTGCCCACCCCGCTGTCCAAAACGCGCGATCCGGACATGGCCTACGTGCTGAGCGCGGCCGATGCCATCGCCCGGCAGGCGCACCCCGGACTGTGCGTGGTGCTCGAGAGCACCACGTACCCCGGCACCACGCGCGAACTGCTGCAGCCGCGTCTCGAAGCCAAGGGGCTGACCGTCGGGCAGGACATCTTCGTGGCCTTCAGCCCCGAACGCGTCGACCCCGGCAACCCCATCTATCACACCCGCAACACCCCCAAGGTGGTCGGCGGCATCACCCCGGCGTGCGTTGAGGTGGCCACGGCGCTTTACGAGAGCTGCATCGACACCGTGGTGCCCGTCAGCTCGCCGGAGGCGGCGGAGCTGGTGAAGCTGCTCGAGAATACGTTCCGGGCCGTGAACATCGCCATGGTGAACGAATTGGCGATTGTCTGTGACAAACTGGGCGTGAACGTCTGGGAGGTCATCGAGGCCGCCGCGACCAAGCCGTTCGGGTTCATGAAGTTCACGCCGGGGCCGGGCATCGGCGGGCACTGCATTCCCCTCGATCCGCACTACCTTGCCTGGAAGATGCGCACGCTCAACTACAAGACACGCTTCATCGACCTGGCCAGCGAAATCAATTCCCACATGCCCGAGTGGGTCGTGCAGAAGGTGGCCGACGCCCTCAACGAGGTGCGGAAGGCGGTGCGCGGCAGCCGACTGCTCGTGCTCGGCGTGGCGTACAAGCGCGATATCGACGATGTGCGCGAAAGCCCGGCGTTGGATGTGATCCGGCTGCTCGAGGAGCGCGGGGCGCATGTCGAGTTCCACGACCCGTTCGTCAGCGAGTTCCGGGAGGAGGGGCACAGTCGCAAGGGAGTCGAGCTCAGCGATGAGATGCTGCGGTGGGCCGACGCCGTCGTCGTGGTCACCGACCACAAGACCGTGGACTACCAGCGCGTCGTCGATCACGCTACCCTCGTGGTGGATACGCGCAACGTCACGGCGGGACTGACCCCAGGGCGGGCGCGCATCGTGCCGCTGGCGTCGGGCTCGACGTTGGCCGCGCTGCCATAA
- the bamD gene encoding outer membrane protein assembly factor BamD gives MSHFPNRVEFRLLVLLAVATALAGCGRGFQPRDFATPEALFQATLLEFQQKKWDNAQLGFERLTSDLSSRDPLLAPAYFYLALTHERKKEFLLAAQAFERVTDGFPDDTLAPMAMLGTGRAYQSIWRRPSLDPEQGQKAASVLRALLSSYPDAKETEEAKQRITQLEEWFALKDYQTAVHYIKVRPVVDGAIIYLKDIVTTYPTTKAARLSWLRLHELYTKIRWKEDAAETCSAMWKAYPGDTEVRAACGAVPVDTAKTSDVPPSAVTSPVAYARPAPPARH, from the coding sequence ATGAGTCATTTCCCCAATCGCGTCGAATTCCGTCTGCTGGTCCTGCTCGCCGTCGCCACGGCGCTGGCCGGTTGCGGGCGCGGATTTCAGCCACGCGATTTCGCGACACCCGAAGCGCTGTTTCAGGCCACCCTGCTCGAGTTCCAGCAGAAGAAATGGGACAACGCGCAGCTGGGGTTCGAGCGGCTCACCAGCGATCTGTCGTCGCGCGATCCGCTGCTGGCACCGGCGTACTTCTATCTGGCGCTCACGCACGAGCGGAAGAAGGAGTTTCTGCTGGCAGCGCAGGCCTTCGAGCGGGTCACGGACGGATTCCCCGACGACACGCTGGCGCCCATGGCCATGCTCGGGACCGGGCGGGCCTATCAGAGCATCTGGCGGCGCCCGTCGCTCGACCCCGAGCAGGGGCAGAAGGCGGCGTCGGTGCTGCGTGCGCTCCTTTCGTCGTATCCTGACGCCAAGGAAACCGAGGAGGCGAAGCAGCGCATCACCCAGCTGGAAGAGTGGTTCGCGCTCAAGGATTACCAGACGGCGGTGCACTACATCAAGGTGCGCCCCGTGGTCGACGGCGCGATCATCTACCTCAAGGACATCGTCACCACGTATCCCACCACGAAAGCCGCCCGGCTGTCGTGGCTGCGGTTGCATGAGCTGTACACGAAGATCCGCTGGAAGGAAGATGCGGCGGAAACGTGCAGCGCCATGTGGAAGGCCTATCCCGGGGACACGGAAGTGCGCGCCGCCTGCGGAGCGGTCCCCGTGGATACGGCCAAAACGAGCGACGTTCCGCCCAGCGCCGTCACGTCACCCGTTGCCTATGCGCGGCCGGCGCCGCCGGCGCGCCACTGA
- the nadD gene encoding nicotinate (nicotinamide) nucleotide adenylyltransferase, whose translation MQLGLLGGSFDPPHTGHLLIAQDAIDALALDHLLVIPAAQQPLKGREQTPPEHRLAMVRACFDGVPRVEVDPVEIERGGLSYMVDTVEAVRRRWPLAQLHLLVGSDVVPTLPRWKDPHRLLGMVRLVVLHRDTDGAVPLEQEIHGAQSVRWLSTRRVDVSSTEIRARVRDGRSLKGFVPESVATYIASTGLYHENSRTADRADG comes from the coding sequence GTGCAATTGGGGCTTCTTGGCGGCAGCTTCGACCCGCCGCACACCGGCCACCTGCTCATCGCGCAGGACGCCATTGACGCCCTGGCGCTCGATCACCTGCTGGTCATTCCAGCGGCCCAACAGCCGCTGAAGGGCCGCGAGCAGACGCCGCCGGAACACCGCCTGGCCATGGTCCGGGCCTGTTTCGACGGCGTACCACGGGTTGAGGTCGACCCCGTAGAAATTGAACGGGGCGGGTTATCTTACATGGTTGACACCGTGGAGGCGGTGCGGCGGCGATGGCCGCTTGCCCAACTCCACCTTCTGGTCGGGAGTGACGTGGTCCCCACGTTGCCACGCTGGAAGGATCCGCACCGGTTGCTCGGCATGGTACGTCTGGTCGTACTGCATCGGGACACCGACGGAGCCGTTCCGCTCGAGCAGGAGATTCACGGCGCGCAGTCGGTTCGCTGGCTGAGCACGCGACGGGTGGATGTGTCGTCAACCGAAATCAGGGCGCGGGTCCGCGACGGACGCTCACTCAAGGGCTTCGTTCCGGAATCCGTGGCGACGTACATCGCATCCACCGGGCTGTATCACGAGAATTC
- a CDS encoding DapH/DapD/GlmU-related protein translates to MIAQPGLGHVAAGVSLGEGALVHASAYVDDGAVIGAHTRIWHFCHVNGGAVIGPRCSLGQNVVVMKGVRIGENVRIQNNVSVYEGVELEDDVFCGPSMVFTNVYNPRSAISRKNEYRSTLVKRGASIGANATIVCGHTIGRYAFIGAGAVVNRDVPDYALVAGVPARRIGWMSEAGFRLERIPGADGVERDTERLRCPGTGTVYERRGDAVVRTEEQA, encoded by the coding sequence ATGATCGCACAGCCCGGGCTGGGACATGTGGCGGCCGGCGTCTCCCTCGGTGAGGGGGCGCTGGTCCACGCGTCCGCGTACGTCGACGATGGCGCCGTCATTGGCGCCCACACGCGCATCTGGCATTTCTGTCACGTCAACGGCGGGGCCGTGATCGGTCCGCGGTGTTCCCTCGGGCAGAACGTCGTCGTCATGAAGGGGGTGCGCATCGGCGAGAACGTCCGCATCCAGAACAATGTGTCGGTCTATGAGGGCGTGGAGTTGGAGGACGACGTGTTCTGCGGTCCTTCCATGGTCTTCACCAACGTGTACAACCCGCGCAGTGCCATCTCCCGCAAGAATGAATACCGGAGCACCCTGGTGAAGCGTGGCGCCAGCATCGGAGCCAACGCCACCATCGTGTGTGGCCATACCATCGGCCGTTACGCCTTCATTGGGGCCGGCGCCGTCGTGAATCGCGACGTGCCGGATTACGCGCTCGTCGCCGGCGTACCGGCGCGACGGATCGGGTGGATGTCCGAGGCGGGGTTCCGTCTTGAGCGCATCCCCGGCGCCGACGGCGTCGAGCGCGACACGGAGCGGTTGCGCTGTCCGGGAACGGGAACGGTGTACGAGCGTCGCGGCGATGCTGTCGTGCGTACGGAGGAGCAGGCATGA
- a CDS encoding Gfo/Idh/MocA family oxidoreductase, with protein MTDGSIPADRPIRIALVGCGRISRNHFDAIAKIPDLQLVAVCDIVTERAAQAGDAAGVPWFTDLEAMLARVPSDAVVIATPSGLHPQHGIAAARAGRHVISEKPMAISLAAADALVQACDDHRVHLFVVKQNRLNPPVVLLKRAIDRGRFGRIYMANCTVRWTRPQEYYDQAPWRGTWEFDGGAFMNQASHYVDLVQWLVGPVESVMAKTATLARRIEAEDSGVAIMKFRSGAIGTIEVTMLTFPKNLEGSITILGEKGTVKIGGTAVNKVEHWQFADYDDDDKLVEQANTNPPSVYGFGHEGYYRNVVSVLRGLAKPDTDGRAGRKSLELILGIYESAKTGRDVPLPLRVNI; from the coding sequence ATGACCGACGGAAGCATTCCGGCGGACCGCCCCATTCGCATCGCCCTGGTGGGGTGTGGCCGCATCAGTCGCAATCACTTCGACGCCATCGCGAAGATCCCGGACCTGCAGCTGGTCGCGGTCTGTGACATCGTCACGGAGCGGGCCGCGCAGGCCGGCGACGCGGCCGGAGTCCCCTGGTTCACCGACCTCGAGGCGATGCTGGCGCGCGTCCCGAGCGACGCCGTCGTCATTGCCACCCCCAGCGGCCTCCACCCGCAGCATGGCATCGCGGCCGCGCGCGCCGGGCGGCATGTCATCAGCGAGAAGCCCATGGCCATCTCGCTGGCGGCGGCGGACGCGCTCGTGCAGGCCTGCGACGACCACCGGGTGCATCTCTTCGTGGTCAAGCAGAACCGGCTCAATCCGCCCGTCGTGCTGCTCAAGCGCGCCATCGATCGCGGCCGCTTCGGCCGCATCTACATGGCCAACTGCACGGTGCGCTGGACACGACCGCAGGAGTACTACGATCAGGCCCCGTGGCGGGGCACCTGGGAGTTCGACGGCGGGGCGTTCATGAACCAGGCGTCGCATTACGTCGATCTCGTGCAGTGGCTCGTCGGGCCTGTCGAGAGCGTCATGGCCAAGACCGCGACGCTCGCGCGTCGCATCGAGGCCGAGGATAGCGGAGTGGCCATCATGAAGTTCCGCTCCGGCGCCATCGGCACCATCGAGGTCACCATGCTCACCTTCCCCAAGAACCTTGAAGGCAGCATCACCATCCTCGGGGAGAAGGGCACCGTGAAGATCGGCGGTACCGCGGTGAACAAGGTTGAGCACTGGCAGTTTGCGGACTACGACGACGACGACAAGCTCGTCGAGCAGGCCAACACCAACCCGCCCAGCGTATACGGCTTCGGACACGAGGGGTATTACCGGAACGTCGTCTCGGTATTGCGCGGGCTGGCGAAGCCCGACACCGACGGCCGGGCGGGACGCAAGTCACTGGAACTCATTCTCGGCATTTACGAGTCGGCGAAGACGGGGCGCGATGTGCCCCTTCCGCTGCGCGTGAACATTTGA